The following are encoded together in the Adhaeribacter arboris genome:
- a CDS encoding PspC domain-containing protein — MKRLQYFIESQAFGVCTALGEKLGFATSSIRMSFIYLSFLTFGSPVLIYLMLAFWLNIQKCLRRQKSTVWDF, encoded by the coding sequence ATGAAACGGTTACAATATTTTATCGAGTCGCAGGCATTTGGCGTTTGTACGGCTTTAGGCGAAAAACTAGGTTTTGCCACCAGCAGTATCCGGATGTCTTTTATTTATTTATCGTTCCTTACTTTTGGCTCACCGGTTCTTATTTACCTCATGCTGGCTTTTTGGCTAAATATTCAGAAATGTTTGCGTCGGCAGAAAAGTACGGTTTGGGATTTTTAA